The genomic segment GCTGAGCACGTTCACCTCACCTTCGACCCTGGTCACAACACGATCAGCAACACGACCAGCGCCGTGAGCAGGACGGCGATCTCGGCGTAGTACTGGTGGAGCTGCCCTGTCTGCGGACGGCGCGCGAGGTGGCCGAGCCGCCGAACACCACCGGCGACTCCGCGCACGGCGCCACCCACCACCGGTTCCCAGCGCAGCGTCGTCATGCGAGCCAGCCGCAACCCGAGCGTGGCCGTCCCGCGCACGGCACCGGCCACCACCTGGTCGTCGAACCGGGCGAGTACCTGCCCCGTTGTCACGGCGGGACGGGCGATCCGTTCGCGCGCGAATGCTTCCAGACCCAGCCAGCGCAGCAGCCCGCCCTGCTCCGGCACGTCACCACGGAGGCGGACCACGGCGACGGCGGCAGCGGCGGCGGCCAGCGCCACGGCGGCGGAGACGGCGGCCTCCCACCATTCCGGGGTGGCTTCCCGGCCGTGGGACACCAGCCTGGCGAACGCCGACCACACGCCGGGCACCGCGAGCACGCCGAGCAGCGCGGCCCCGGACGCCAGCGGCGGCAGCACCACGCTCTGCGCCCGGCTGACGCGGCGCGTGCCTGGGTGCTCGGTGTCGAACCGCGGTTCCGCCGTGGGCGGCGACCACACCAACGTCACCGCCCGCATCGCGTAGGCGGCACTCAGCGCGGCAGCGGCGAGACCGACGAGATACAGCGCCGGTGCGGACGGCACTGTGGCCGTGAGCACCTGGTCCTTCGTCGCCCACAACGACAATGGGGGCAGCCCGGCGAGCGTCACCGCGCCCACGGTGAACGTGGTTCCTACCACCGGGTAGCGCCGTGCCACGCCCGTCAGATCCGGCAGGTGCTTGGTGCCGAGTGCCATCAGCCACGCCCCGGCCGTCAGGAACAGCAAGCTCTTGGTGAGCGCATGTGCCACGAGTTGCGCGCTGCCGGCCGCCACGCCACCCGCTCCGGCTGCCAGCACCATGAAACCCACCTGCGAGCACGTCGACGCGGCGAGCAACTGCTTGAGGTCGGTCTGCACCACCGCGACGGCACCCAGGGCCAGCGCCGTGATCGCGCCCAGCCACGCGACGAGCGGGGGCGCCCAGGGGGTGGCCGCGAGCAGCGGCTCCAGCCGCAGCAGCAGGTACGACCCGGCCGCCACCATCGTGGCCGAATGCAGCAGCGCCGAGGTAGAGCTTGGACCGTCCATTGCGCGGGCCAGCCAGAAACTGAACGGCAGTTGTGCCGACTTCCCCGCCGCGGCAAGGATCACGCCCCCGGCCACGACGTCCCGCCAGCCGTCCGGCAGTCCTGCGAGCGCGTCTAGCGTGAGACCGCTCGCCCCACCCGCGAGCGCGGCGCCCGCCGCCACGTAGAGGCCGAGATCGGCCGCCCGGGTGACGAGGAACGCCACGGTGCCCGATGCGGCGCGCCGGCGCTGGCGCCAGTGGAACCCGATGAGCGCGTACGACATCGCGCTCATGACCTCCCACGCCATGAGCAGCGTGACGAGCGTGGTGGCCGTGACGGTCAGCAGCATCGCGCTCGCGAACACGAGCATCAGCCCGTGGTAGCGCGCCTGCGCCTCGCCCGCGCCGAACTCGCCCGCCGCGAACACGAGCACGGCGAGCGTCACCACCGCGACGGTCACCACGAGGACCGCCGAGAGCCCGTCCACCCGCAGCCCGAACGTGATGCCGCGCAGGTAGGGAACCGACATCGCCGGGCGGATGATCGCGGCTGCGATCGACATTCCCAGCGTCACCACGGACGTCGTGATCGACACCACCGCAGCATGATGGTCGGCCCGATGGCCGGCCACCAGCAGCGCGACGCCGACGACGAGGGGCAGCCCGAAGAGTGACCACAGCATGCCCGTCAGTCCTTCAGGTCGGCGGCCATGTCGGTCATGTCTACGTCACGGGCCCGCAGCAGCGCCGTGGCCACGGCGAACCCGGCTGCCATCTCGATGGCCATCGCGGTCACCGCGACCGCCACGAGCACCTGGCCGTCCGGGCGGACCGGCGAGGTGAAGTACCAGAACCCGGCACCGCCGACGAGCACGCCGTTGATCATCAGTTCCAGGCCCATCATCACCATGACGATGGACTGCTGGGACAGCGCGCCGTACACCCCGACGCTGAACAGCGCCGCTGCCAGCAGCAGGTAGTCCTGCAGCGTCATCGGCCGACACCTCCGCGCACGGGGTCACGCGGTCGCGTGCGGTCCAGTCGGTCGCCGAAGCGGTCGTAGCGGCCCCGGTGGGTCGAGAGCACGACGGTGACAACTATCGCGGCGAACAAGGCCAGCCCGAGCACCATCATCACGAGCATCTTTGAGCCCATGAGCGCCTCACCCAGCTGCCTCGTGGTGTCGGGCGGTGGTGAGGCCTGCGACGTGGGCCAGTCGATGAGGTAGATGCCCGCTACGAGCAAGGCGAACGTCCCGACGGCGATCCCCAGTGAGCCCTTCGGGTTGTGCACCATGCTCATGGGCATCAATCCGGCCGGGTTCATCATGTACATCACCATGAAGACCACCATGATGAGCATTTCCATGATCATCATGAGGATGACGAGCACACCCAGATAGGTCAGGTGGACCAGCAGCAACGCCAGTCCCGCGAACACGAACGACGCGAGCAGCGAGAACGTGGCCCTGGCCATGGAATCCACTCGGAACACCAGGATTCCGGTGATGACGGCACCGGCCGCGCACAGCCAGAACGCGATCTGTGTCCACATCGGTCCACCTCCTCATGTCACGATGTGCGGGCCAGGACGACCACGGCCACGACCAGAGCCTGCAGCAGAGTGAGCGGTATCAGGACGATCCACGACAGTTCCTCGAACCGCTCCATGCGGATGGTGGGCAGCCGACGGCTCACCCACACCAGGACCGCGAGTACCGCCACGGTCTTCACAAGCGACCACAGCCAGCCGGGGAGTACCGGGCCGAGGCCGCCACCGAGGAACAGCGGCACGGACATCGCCGCGCCGGACACGAGCAGCAGCCAGCGACCGGCGCCGAACACCAGCCGGTCCGCGCCGGACATCTCGACGGCCGCCCCTCCGGCGATGTCACGGCCAAGTGGCGCGTCGAACGGCGGGAAGAACGCCATCATGAGCACTGAGATGAGGAACACGACGAACGCGACTGGCATCCAGACGGCGAACCACAGGTTCTGCTGTGCCGTCACGATGTCGCTCACCCGGAGCGAACCGGCGCCGATCGCCGCGGTGGTGAGCACGAACATGTGCGGCAGTTCGTAGGCCAGTCCCTGCGCCAGGAACCGGTACCCGCCGATGAGCCCGTACGCGGAGTTGCCGCCCCAGCCCGCCAGCCACACCGCCGCCCAGGCGACGACTTCCATCGCGTTGAACCACACGATGCCGACGGCGCTGTCCCCGACAGCCCAATTCCCCAGGGGCGTGACGAGAGACGCGAGCAGGGCCGCCGCGACCAGCGTGACGCCCGCGCCCCGCCACAGCAGTGTGTCAGCTGCCAGGGTGCGTCGTCGTTGCTGCACGAGTAGGCCCGCTGTCTCCCGCAGCGGTGACGTGACGGCCGTGCTGAACCCGGTCGTGTCCGAGGTCCCGGCCGCGCGGGCGGCAAGGTGCGCGTCGAATGCGGCGGCCGCCAGCGCCAGCACACCCAGCACCACGGGCAGGAGGAACGCGCCGGGCCACCCGATCGCCTCAACCATGAGCGACCTCGGCGGTCACGGTATCGAGGTCGGGATCGAGACTGGCCACCAGCAGCCGGGCCAGGGCGAACTCCGTCCCCGTGAGGAGGCCAGGCAGCGCGTCGAGCGTCCATCTGGCCTCACGCGCACGGTCGTCCTCATCGGACGGCGTAACGGTGCCGGTGAGTGCTCGCTCGGCGTCGTCGAGCCACCGATACAGCCGGGCGAGCGTGTCGCCGCGTAGACCCGGCGGGGTCGAGGGCACATCAGGCGTGACGCCGACCCCCGTCAGGGACCAGCGCAGGACACGCGAGCGGCGGACGCGCCGCGCCCATGCCGAGAGCATCGGGGCTATGTTCTCCGGCCGCACCGACCAGCCGCCGGGCAGTATCTCGTCGCGAAACCGGCGGGCGGTGGCCGCGGCGTCGGCCCAGCCCGCGACCGACAGGAGGCGGGCGCACGAGTCGAGGCGCCGAGCGGCCATCAGGTAGGTGTCACCGGTCCAGAACGGATGGAGGTACGGGTCACGCCCACAGCCCACGGTCTCGACGGTCGCGTCCTGGATGGTGTCACCCTGCAGGGTGCTGTGCACGACGAGCCCGGCGGGCCAGTTCGGCAGCACCGGGCCGAGCGGCAGATGCACCCGGTCGAGGGTGAGCCCGTCCCGGTCCTCGCCCCGATCGGCCATCGCGACGTTGCCGGGCATGTCCATGCCACCCATGTCGTGACCCATGTC from the Saccharomonospora azurea NA-128 genome contains:
- a CDS encoding proton-conducting transporter transmembrane domain-containing protein; its protein translation is MLWSLFGLPLVVGVALLVAGHRADHHAAVVSITTSVVTLGMSIAAAIIRPAMSVPYLRGITFGLRVDGLSAVLVVTVAVVTLAVLVFAAGEFGAGEAQARYHGLMLVFASAMLLTVTATTLVTLLMAWEVMSAMSYALIGFHWRQRRRAASGTVAFLVTRAADLGLYVAAGAALAGGASGLTLDALAGLPDGWRDVVAGGVILAAAGKSAQLPFSFWLARAMDGPSSTSALLHSATMVAAGSYLLLRLEPLLAATPWAPPLVAWLGAITALALGAVAVVQTDLKQLLAASTCSQVGFMVLAAGAGGVAAGSAQLVAHALTKSLLFLTAGAWLMALGTKHLPDLTGVARRYPVVGTTFTVGAVTLAGLPPLSLWATKDQVLTATVPSAPALYLVGLAAAALSAAYAMRAVTLVWSPPTAEPRFDTEHPGTRRVSRAQSVVLPPLASGAALLGVLAVPGVWSAFARLVSHGREATPEWWEAAVSAAVALAAAAAAVAVVRLRGDVPEQGGLLRWLGLEAFARERIARPAVTTGQVLARFDDQVVAGAVRGTATLGLRLARMTTLRWEPVVGGAVRGVAGGVRRLGHLARRPQTGQLHQYYAEIAVLLTALVVLLIVL
- a CDS encoding NADH-quinone oxidoreductase subunit NuoK, with protein sequence MTLQDYLLLAAALFSVGVYGALSQQSIVMVMMGLELMINGVLVGGAGFWYFTSPVRPDGQVLVAVAVTAMAIEMAAGFAVATALLRARDVDMTDMAADLKD
- a CDS encoding NADH-quinone oxidoreductase subunit J, producing MWTQIAFWLCAAGAVITGILVFRVDSMARATFSLLASFVFAGLALLLVHLTYLGVLVILMMIMEMLIMVVFMVMYMMNPAGLMPMSMVHNPKGSLGIAVGTFALLVAGIYLIDWPTSQASPPPDTTRQLGEALMGSKMLVMMVLGLALFAAIVVTVVLSTHRGRYDRFGDRLDRTRPRDPVRGGVGR
- a CDS encoding NADH-quinone oxidoreductase subunit H — encoded protein: MVEAIGWPGAFLLPVVLGVLALAAAAFDAHLAARAAGTSDTTGFSTAVTSPLRETAGLLVQQRRRTLAADTLLWRGAGVTLVAAALLASLVTPLGNWAVGDSAVGIVWFNAMEVVAWAAVWLAGWGGNSAYGLIGGYRFLAQGLAYELPHMFVLTTAAIGAGSLRVSDIVTAQQNLWFAVWMPVAFVVFLISVLMMAFFPPFDAPLGRDIAGGAAVEMSGADRLVFGAGRWLLLVSGAAMSVPLFLGGGLGPVLPGWLWSLVKTVAVLAVLVWVSRRLPTIRMERFEELSWIVLIPLTLLQALVVAVVVLARTS
- a CDS encoding DUF4779 domain-containing protein, giving the protein MGLTGWLLRHTPPRPLVTATPGGTAARLAVERVLRERGWHEAASPAEANLLLIAGPLDDDLGPYVEAVWAQLPRPRARAQIDSAAAAPSAVNEVVATLRDTGLQRHQADDAPPEGHDIGHEQQGHQNHESHEDGGHEDNEAGADNGHQHAGHQHENESQNKDENGDGGHQHHDMGHDMGGMDMPGNVAMADRGEDRDGLTLDRVHLPLGPVLPNWPAGLVVHSTLQGDTIQDATVETVGCGRDPYLHPFWTGDTYLMAARRLDSCARLLSVAGWADAAATARRFRDEILPGGWSVRPENIAPMLSAWARRVRRSRVLRWSLTGVGVTPDVPSTPPGLRGDTLARLYRWLDDAERALTGTVTPSDEDDRAREARWTLDALPGLLTGTEFALARLLVASLDPDLDTVTAEVAHG